The bacterium genomic sequence GTAACAGACGCTTTTTTATCTTTATGGAAATCCATAATCTTTTGAAGATTAAAGTCTGCAAGTATATCCCCATTAAAAACAAGGATTGGTTCATCTTTTTTAGAGAAATATTTATACGAATTCCTAATCCCTCCACCTGTTCCCAATGTTTTATTTTCAACAGACAAAGTTACCTTTAACCCCATTTTTTTTCCTAACGACAAAACCTTTTTAAAATCCAAGTGTTTATATCCAACACCAAGAACAACCTCGTCTATCCCGTATTTTTTAAGTAATGCAAACTGGTACCACACAAGAGGTATATTACATACAGGCAAAAGAGATTTTGGAGTTTCAAACGTAAAAGGTCTCATTCTTGTTCCTAAACCACCGAGCAACAATAAAGCTTTCATATAGTACCTCCGTTATAATTACACAATATTAAAAAACTTTTTTGAATTAACCAATATCATTTCTCTTAAACTTTTTAAATTCCCCCCTTTTATCTCTGCAATTTTTTCAACCACATATCTAACCTTTGAAGGGTCGTTCCTCTTTCCTCTATAAGGTACAGGCGAAAGGAAAGGTGAATCTGTTTCAGCCATTATTCTTTCTATGGGGTATTCTAAACATACCTCTCTTATATCGTCTGCCTTTCTAAAAGTAATTATACCCGTAAAAGAAACATAAAAACCTTTTTTAGAACAATATTCTGCCATTATTTTATCTCCTCCAAAACAATGGAACACAACTTTGGAAGGTAATTGTTCCTTTTCAAAGATATCTATTAGTTCATCTCTGCTATCTCTCTGGTGAACAACAAGAGGTAAATTGAGCATACCTGCAAGCTGAATATGTCTACGCAGAAGTTCTTTCTGTTTTTCAGCAGAATTTTTACCTCGGTAATAGTCCAGACCTGTTTCCCCTATACCAACAACCTTATTATTTTTTGCAAGCTCACATATTCCTTTCATAATAGATGGCTCAAAATCTTGCGCCTCTGATGGATGAACTCCTACCACTGCCTTAACAAGATCATATCTTGAAGCAAGTTCTACAGAATAGACACTTGAACTAAGGTTAGTGCCTACATTGATTATTGAGTAAAGGTTATCTTTCTTGCTATTTTTCAAAAGAATTTCTCTATCTTCATTAAAATCAGGAAAATCCAGATGACAATGGGTATCAATATACATATTATCCCTCCAACTTTAAAGAAAAATCACATGCTTTGGAAGAATGGGTTAAAGCCCCTATTGAAACCCTATCAATAGGAAGATTTTTCAATCCATCAATTGTTTCAAGTGTTACATTACCTGACCATTCTATTATAATTCTTCTTCTATTATCTCCGAGAAATTCAACAAAACTTTCTAATTCTGAAACTTTTGAGTTATCAAACATAATAATATTAGCACCTGCTTCAAACGCGTTTTTAGCTTCACAAAAATTTTCCACTTCAACTTCAATCAAATACTTATCTTTAACCTTAGTTTTTGCTTTTAAAACAACCTCTGATATCGCCTCAATTCTATTGCTAAAACCTTCATTTTGTATAGCAGCATATATATGATTATCTTTTATCAACACCATATCATAAAGCCCAAACCTATGGTTTTTACCCCCACCAATTCTAACAGCATATTTTTCCAACTCTCTTAAAAGAGGTAAGGTTTTCCTTGTATCGTAAACATCAAGTTTACCTGCTGTTTTAACAAATTTATGAGTTAATGTTGCAACCCCTGACAAATGTTGCAGAAAATTCAAGCCTGTCCTTTCACCAGCCAACATTGTTTTTACTGGACAGGTAAGAGTTCCTACAACTGTATTGTTTGTAAGAAAATCTCCGTCCTTAAAATAGAAATTAAAGATACAATTTTCAGATAATTGTAAAAAAACCTCTTTAAAAACATCAAGCCCACACAATATAGCATCTTCTTTTACAATAAGACGGGCAGTAACATTAAAATCTGACGCAAAGAGAGCAGTTGAAGTTATATCTCCTGAATTAATATCCTCCTCCAAACTCTTTTTTATTAATTTTTTTAAGTATTTTTTATTTATCAAACTTTCTCCTTTACAAGTATTGTTACTTATTCACACTAATTAAATTATAAAAGTTTAACCATTTAAAATCAAGTATTTGTATGGGTTTAGTATATAGGCAAGAGTTTATTGAGGCATCTTTTTCATTACCTCATTGCAAACAACCAAAAGCAGTATAACAATCTTACTGTTAAAGGTAAAAACAGTGGCAGATTAACAGCCGTAAAAATAAGATTATCAATATTTCTCTAATTATTCAAAATATTCATTTTTAACATAACCCGTGCATCAACTGCTTTTATCCCTTCAGGATATACAAAAAGAGGGTTGAGTTCAATATCTGATACATCTGGGCATAAAATAAGAACCTCTCCAATTTTTAAAATCGTATCTATTATGGATTCTATATCTATAGGTTTTTCACCTCTAACCCCTTCAAATATAGGATATGTTTTTAATTCTTTTAACATCCTTTTAACTTCGTTTCTACTTAAAGGAAACGCTCTAAAAGTAACATCTCCTAAAATTTCAACATAAATACCTCCTAAACCACACATTACCACAGGACCAAAAGAGGTATCCCTTTTTGCCCCCACAATAATTTCTGTGCCAGCTTCAAGCATACGACTTACTTCTATCCCTTGAAAACGTATTTCTTTATTAAACTTATAACAGTTTGCTCTGATAAGTTCAAATGTTCTCTTAACTTCATCCTTATTTTTAACATTTAAAACCACTCCGCCTACATCGCTTTTATGAAGAACATCTGGCGAAACTATCTTCATAGCCACTGGATATCCTATTTTTTCTGCAATTATAACAGCTTCATTTATATCTAATCCTATATCACCTGCAGAAGTTTCTATCTTAAGAGTTTTTAAGAACTCTCTAATCTCGTCAGCAAGAAGAAAGTTTCTCTTCTCATCAATCACTTTTTTTATAACAGAATTAAAGTTCTTCTTTGCTTCCTTTGGTAAAAAACTTTTTTCTTCTACTTCTTCTTCTTTTTTTGTTTCATAATACCTAAAGAAAGCGTCAAGACAAGATACTCCTCTAAAAAAATCTTCAAATATAGGCACATCTTTTTCTTTTAAGTACTTTGCAGAATTATCAATACTTTCATCACCAAACAGAGATAAAACAAGGGATTTTCCTTTCTGGTTAGCATATAAAAAACAGTTGTGAATAATTTTTGTAAATTTATTAATATCGCAAAAAGGTACTTGGCAGTGAATAATAAAAACAGAATGAATATCTTTATGGTCTAAAGCGGCTTTAATAGTAGAATCAAATGTTTCAGCAGTATAGTCAGATGTTAAATCGATGGGATTCTTATATGACCCAAACTTAGAAATTAAAGGGACAAAAACTTTTCTTAAATTCTTTTCGTCATCATAAAGAGAAATATTTTTCTTTGAGAGAGAATCTGTTGCCATTACCCCTATCCCACCACCATTAGTAATAACTAAAACATTTTTCCCTTTAGGAACAGGTGTTTTCACAAAAAACACTGCCCAGTCAATGGCTTCAGCTAAGGAATCTGTTCTTAAAACATTGCATTGGTTCATAACTGAAGTAAAAACATCATCTGCACAGGCAAGTGCCCCTGTGTGAGAAGAAGCAGCCTTTGCACCTTTAACAGACGTGCCCGATTTAATAATTATTACCGGCTTTTCAGAAGT encodes the following:
- a CDS encoding TatD family hydrolase — its product is MYIDTHCHLDFPDFNEDREILLKNSKKDNLYSIINVGTNLSSSVYSVELASRYDLVKAVVGVHPSEAQDFEPSIMKGICELAKNNKVVGIGETGLDYYRGKNSAEKQKELLRRHIQLAGMLNLPLVVHQRDSRDELIDIFEKEQLPSKVVFHCFGGDKIMAEYCSKKGFYVSFTGIITFRKADDIREVCLEYPIERIMAETDSPFLSPVPYRGKRNDPSKVRYVVEKIAEIKGGNLKSLREMILVNSKKFFNIV
- a CDS encoding acetate--CoA ligase family protein — translated: MKFLFKPKSVAVIGASYDKKKLGYLLLENIVSGGYLGKIYPVNPRGGELLGLNVYTEISLIDGDVDLAVFAIPANSVFQAVKECVKKKIKYGVIITAGFADLGRAEEEKEIVDYAKKNGMRILGPNSMGYYSAEGSINATFGMPNVAPGGVAVISQSGGLGVALISKPEIRYLGLSAFFSIGNKSDIVDSELIEYLAKDKRTKVIMIYMEGLKKGEKLIRALKRATSEKPVIIIKSGTSVKGAKAASSHTGALACADDVFTSVMNQCNVLRTDSLAEAIDWAVFFVKTPVPKGKNVLVITNGGGIGVMATDSLSKKNISLYDDEKNLRKVFVPLISKFGSYKNPIDLTSDYTAETFDSTIKAALDHKDIHSVFIIHCQVPFCDINKFTKIIHNCFLYANQKGKSLVLSLFGDESIDNSAKYLKEKDVPIFEDFFRGVSCLDAFFRYYETKKEEEVEEKSFLPKEAKKNFNSVIKKVIDEKRNFLLADEIREFLKTLKIETSAGDIGLDINEAVIIAEKIGYPVAMKIVSPDVLHKSDVGGVVLNVKNKDEVKRTFELIRANCYKFNKEIRFQGIEVSRMLEAGTEIIVGAKRDTSFGPVVMCGLGGIYVEILGDVTFRAFPLSRNEVKRMLKELKTYPIFEGVRGEKPIDIESIIDTILKIGEVLILCPDVSDIELNPLFVYPEGIKAVDARVMLKMNILNN
- the nadC gene encoding carboxylating nicotinate-nucleotide diphosphorylase: MINKKYLKKLIKKSLEEDINSGDITSTALFASDFNVTARLIVKEDAILCGLDVFKEVFLQLSENCIFNFYFKDGDFLTNNTVVGTLTCPVKTMLAGERTGLNFLQHLSGVATLTHKFVKTAGKLDVYDTRKTLPLLRELEKYAVRIGGGKNHRFGLYDMVLIKDNHIYAAIQNEGFSNRIEAISEVVLKAKTKVKDKYLIEVEVENFCEAKNAFEAGANIIMFDNSKVSELESFVEFLGDNRRRIIIEWSGNVTLETIDGLKNLPIDRVSIGALTHSSKACDFSLKLEG